One genomic region from Streptomyces sp. NBC_00457 encodes:
- a CDS encoding APC family permease: MTERAVEKRQLLKVLRWWDGFAIALCNPGFLVAALGFSIGALGTWSAVALWAASAGIGLLQSWIYAEMACMFPDKPGGISLYAHEGWRARFSLIGPLAAFGYWIGWSVVLSVFGKVIGNLVQARWFPHTTWTVFDGVVHVGLSHIIAIGCIVLVWLVNVFGIRPAVWISYVTGTGLMVPLAAIMIAPYFTGDWHLSNMAWGLHGFAGIKLAMVYLFLCAWSAYTSEVCATFAPEYLDTRRDTSKAMRSSAAFTLGVFLLFPLGLGGATGVPDAGSAEGQFYIPALTKIAGSGMADMMLVLLIGSLLLSMISSTADASRALYGIARDDMTIRQLFHLNKHHVPSRAMTVDMVVNVLLVLFVSSNLAILYLSNIGYVLSHVFALSGFLLLRRDRPCWPRPIKVGTPWVVIAAVLMVFNAVLVGFGVAYPSLTGYGTWTDLIIGVGVLLGSVLLFAYRRIVQDGARITLREPVALLPSPEQMAPLGAGGGSGDANEPYTRPPAP; the protein is encoded by the coding sequence ATGACTGAAAGGGCCGTGGAAAAGCGGCAGTTGCTGAAGGTCCTGCGTTGGTGGGACGGCTTCGCCATCGCCCTGTGCAATCCGGGCTTCCTTGTCGCGGCGCTGGGCTTCTCGATAGGCGCACTGGGGACGTGGAGCGCGGTGGCGCTGTGGGCAGCGTCGGCGGGCATCGGGCTGTTGCAGAGCTGGATCTACGCCGAGATGGCGTGCATGTTCCCGGACAAGCCCGGGGGCATATCGCTGTACGCGCACGAAGGCTGGCGCGCCAGGTTCTCACTGATCGGCCCACTGGCCGCGTTCGGCTACTGGATCGGCTGGTCGGTGGTGCTGTCGGTCTTCGGCAAGGTCATCGGCAACCTGGTTCAGGCCCGGTGGTTCCCTCACACCACCTGGACGGTGTTCGACGGGGTGGTCCACGTGGGCCTGTCCCACATCATCGCGATCGGCTGCATCGTGCTGGTGTGGCTAGTGAACGTCTTCGGTATCCGCCCCGCGGTCTGGATCTCCTACGTCACCGGCACGGGCCTGATGGTTCCACTTGCCGCGATCATGATCGCCCCCTACTTCACCGGGGACTGGCACCTTTCGAACATGGCGTGGGGTCTGCACGGCTTCGCCGGGATCAAGCTGGCGATGGTCTACCTGTTTCTGTGCGCCTGGTCGGCTTACACCTCGGAGGTGTGCGCGACCTTCGCCCCCGAATACCTCGACACCCGACGGGACACCTCCAAAGCGATGCGCAGCTCGGCAGCCTTCACACTGGGAGTTTTCCTGCTCTTCCCGCTGGGACTGGGCGGAGCGACCGGCGTGCCTGATGCCGGCAGTGCCGAGGGGCAGTTCTACATCCCCGCGCTCACCAAGATCGCCGGCAGCGGCATGGCCGACATGATGCTCGTCCTGCTGATCGGCAGCCTGTTGCTGTCGATGATCTCCTCCACCGCGGACGCCTCCCGCGCGCTGTACGGGATCGCCCGCGACGACATGACCATCAGGCAGCTGTTCCATCTGAACAAACACCACGTCCCGTCACGCGCCATGACGGTGGACATGGTGGTCAACGTGCTCCTGGTGCTGTTCGTCTCCAGCAACCTGGCCATCCTCTACTTGAGCAACATCGGCTATGTGTTGTCTCACGTCTTCGCACTCAGCGGGTTCTTGCTGCTGCGCCGGGACCGGCCTTGCTGGCCGCGACCTATCAAGGTCGGCACGCCATGGGTCGTGATCGCCGCCGTGCTCATGGTTTTCAACGCGGTACTGGTCGGCTTCGGCGTCGCGTACCCGTCGCTGACCGGGTACGGCACCTGGACGGACCTGATCATCGGTGTCGGCGTCCTACTTGGATCTGTGCTGCTGTTCGCCTACCGCCGCATCGTTCAGGACGGGGCCCGGATCACCCTCCGTGAGCCGGTCGCCCTCCTGCCGTCCCCCGAGCAGATGGCGCCACTGGGCGCAGGCGGAGGAAGCGGTGATGCCAACGAGCCGTACACGCGCCCACCGGCACCCTGA
- a CDS encoding lyase family protein: MTGTHNAAAHRLLPQRGRPWGSEPALTVAYAQVKKAAALANADTCVLSAELAAAITTAADEVIAGRHTSLLTADLLTGGGGIGLNMELNELLARRAAELLGRPVHPLDDVNACQSTNDTLPTALNLALHTELTAAAQAVDTLAESLHSWAAAHGGMVRMARTCLRDALPVTFGQTFRGYAHTVTRFGSDLHASAAECLSIPLGATAVGTGVGAAPGFNEAVHRHLGEVTGLPVRAPSAPLAQLQHGDHLSVAATIRNAAVQLAKIAQDFRLLASGPRGGFGELVLPALQAGSSIMPGKVNPVVPETVIQIGFQVRGNDQAVTAAMAAADPDLNVWETVIAANLLDSCGLLTAAARLLTDRCVHGMRPDHPMEPERSLGLSAIVAAFYGHEAGARVAHLAAATGRTIEEAAVELNIADQATAHILFDPALLTSPVPDRTLLDRALDQLTERIRQHAQGAEQEIAAMLHDTPADGTAFALLHDLFGAAPGPRRTALAHACVVWAHSFEGMSPPTPNGRREETGLDILAEVARVRIRPHWIKDRYPTLLAAQELAALLANCDRSVWGGSDTRMT; the protein is encoded by the coding sequence GTGACCGGAACACACAACGCGGCAGCGCACCGGCTGCTGCCCCAGCGGGGACGCCCCTGGGGCAGCGAGCCCGCGTTGACCGTCGCCTACGCACAGGTCAAGAAGGCGGCCGCACTCGCCAACGCCGACACCTGTGTGCTTTCAGCAGAGCTCGCTGCCGCGATCACGACAGCTGCCGACGAGGTAATCGCCGGGCGTCACACATCGCTGCTGACCGCCGACCTCCTCACCGGCGGGGGCGGCATCGGCCTCAACATGGAACTGAACGAGCTGCTGGCCAGGCGGGCGGCCGAACTGCTCGGCAGGCCTGTCCATCCACTCGACGACGTGAACGCCTGCCAGTCGACGAACGACACCCTGCCGACCGCACTCAATCTGGCCCTGCACACCGAGCTGACCGCCGCCGCGCAAGCCGTGGACACTCTCGCCGAGAGCCTCCACTCCTGGGCCGCCGCCCACGGGGGAATGGTACGAATGGCCCGCACGTGCCTGCGCGACGCGCTGCCCGTGACGTTCGGTCAGACCTTCCGCGGATACGCGCATACCGTCACCCGCTTCGGCAGCGACCTGCACGCCAGCGCCGCCGAATGCCTCTCGATACCCCTCGGTGCCACGGCCGTAGGCACCGGCGTCGGCGCCGCACCCGGATTCAACGAAGCCGTACACCGACACCTCGGGGAGGTGACCGGGCTACCGGTACGCGCCCCCTCCGCCCCCTTGGCCCAGTTGCAGCACGGTGACCACCTGAGCGTGGCCGCGACGATCAGGAACGCCGCCGTCCAGCTCGCGAAGATCGCCCAGGACTTCCGGCTGCTGGCCTCGGGCCCGCGCGGCGGCTTCGGCGAGTTGGTCCTACCCGCACTCCAAGCCGGCTCCTCGATCATGCCCGGCAAGGTCAACCCTGTCGTCCCGGAGACCGTGATCCAGATCGGCTTCCAGGTCCGCGGCAACGACCAAGCGGTCACGGCCGCCATGGCCGCCGCTGATCCGGACCTCAACGTCTGGGAGACCGTCATCGCTGCCAACCTGCTGGACTCCTGCGGCCTGCTCACCGCGGCCGCCCGCCTGCTCACCGACCGCTGCGTGCACGGCATGCGCCCTGACCACCCCATGGAACCAGAACGCTCCCTGGGCCTGTCCGCAATCGTCGCCGCCTTCTACGGCCACGAAGCCGGCGCCCGAGTCGCCCACCTCGCGGCAGCCACCGGCCGCACGATCGAGGAGGCAGCGGTCGAACTCAACATCGCCGACCAAGCGACCGCGCACATCCTGTTCGATCCCGCACTCCTCACAAGCCCAGTCCCGGACCGGACACTCCTCGACCGTGCGCTCGACCAGCTGACCGAGCGCATCAGACAGCACGCCCAGGGTGCCGAGCAGGAAATTGCCGCGATGCTCCACGACACCCCCGCTGACGGTACCGCCTTCGCCCTGCTGCACGATCTGTTCGGCGCGGCTCCCGGGCCCCGCCGCACCGCCCTGGCACACGCCTGCGTCGTCTGGGCCCACAGCTTCGAGGGCATGTCGCCCCCGACTCCGAACGGCAGGAGGGAGGAGACCGGGCTCGACATCCTCGCCGAAGTCGCCCGCGTCCGGATCCGCCCTCACTGGATCAAGGACCGCTATCCGACCCTGCTCGCCGCACAAGAACTCGCAGCCCTCCTCGCCAACTGCGACCGCTCGGTTTGGGGTGGGTCGGACACAAGAATGACGTGA
- a CDS encoding class II 3-deoxy-7-phosphoheptulonate synthase, with translation MTVSGMHPSLTAPLSAAADTASQPRPASWSPSSWRSCPAKQQPEWPDAQHLRRVSDTLSMQPPLVLPDEIADLRQALAQVAAGEGFLLQAGDCAERFSSCTEGGVRSKLGMILQVALLLTYGSGLPVVKVGRIAGQFGKPRSRPTEVVGGVELPAFRGDIVNGPEFTAEARRPDADRLLRAYYHSLAALNVLRALTRSGYADLGQAHAWNQEFVRRSPAGQRYENAADDITWALRFMSACGVDTRLHAELHRIQLYTSHEALLLPYEQALIRYDESREAWFDTSAHMLWVGERTRQLDGAHVELLSGIDNPIGVKVGPSTTPDQLRALCERLDPERTAGRLALISRLGAGRADKVLAPLMRAVRNAGHTPVWACDPMHGNTFISKSGHKTRHLADIVTEIAEFFSVHKEEGTHPGGIHLELTGDDVTECLGGDLEEILDDHLGTRYETACDPRLNAAQSVELGFLVAEFLRESRPG, from the coding sequence ATGACAGTCAGCGGTATGCACCCGTCGCTCACGGCTCCCCTCTCGGCTGCGGCGGACACGGCGAGTCAGCCACGTCCAGCCAGTTGGAGCCCGTCCTCCTGGCGCTCCTGTCCCGCGAAGCAGCAGCCGGAGTGGCCCGACGCACAGCACCTGCGGCGGGTGTCGGACACGCTGTCGATGCAGCCTCCGCTCGTCCTACCGGACGAGATCGCCGACCTGCGGCAGGCGCTCGCCCAGGTCGCTGCTGGGGAGGGCTTTTTGCTCCAAGCCGGCGACTGCGCGGAGCGCTTCAGCTCGTGTACGGAGGGGGGCGTACGCAGCAAGCTGGGCATGATCCTGCAGGTTGCTCTCCTCCTCACCTACGGTTCCGGACTGCCGGTGGTGAAGGTCGGCCGGATCGCGGGCCAGTTCGGCAAGCCACGCAGCCGACCCACAGAGGTGGTGGGCGGAGTGGAACTGCCCGCCTTCCGCGGCGACATCGTCAATGGCCCGGAGTTCACCGCAGAGGCCCGCCGCCCCGACGCGGACCGCCTACTGCGCGCCTACTACCACTCCTTGGCGGCGTTGAACGTCCTGCGTGCTCTCACCCGCAGTGGCTACGCTGACCTCGGGCAAGCTCACGCCTGGAACCAGGAGTTCGTTCGGCGCAGCCCGGCTGGTCAGCGCTATGAGAACGCGGCCGACGACATCACTTGGGCACTGCGCTTCATGTCCGCATGCGGGGTGGACACCCGCTTGCATGCGGAGCTGCACCGGATCCAGCTCTACACCTCGCACGAGGCCCTGCTGCTTCCTTACGAACAAGCGCTGATCAGGTATGACGAGAGCCGGGAGGCCTGGTTTGACACCAGCGCGCACATGCTGTGGGTCGGTGAACGAACGCGCCAGCTCGACGGTGCGCATGTCGAGTTGTTGTCCGGCATCGACAACCCAATCGGTGTCAAAGTGGGCCCGTCCACCACCCCTGATCAACTGCGTGCCCTGTGCGAACGCTTGGACCCTGAGCGTACGGCTGGGCGACTGGCGCTGATCAGCCGCCTCGGGGCCGGCCGAGCGGACAAGGTACTGGCACCGCTGATGCGTGCCGTACGGAACGCCGGTCACACCCCGGTGTGGGCGTGCGACCCGATGCACGGCAACACATTCATATCCAAAAGCGGGCACAAGACGCGCCACCTGGCAGATATTGTCACCGAGATTGCAGAATTCTTCTCTGTGCACAAGGAAGAAGGAACACACCCGGGCGGGATCCACCTTGAACTCACCGGGGACGATGTCACGGAATGCCTGGGCGGCGATCTGGAGGAAATTCTCGATGATCACCTGGGCACTCGGTACGAGACGGCTTGCGATCCGCGCCTGAACGCGGCCCAGTCGGTTGAACTCGGATTTCTAGTAGCCGAGTTCCTGCGGGAGAGCCGTCCTGGGTAG
- a CDS encoding methyltransferase domain-containing protein — MENNTMIGTDRQPRLATKAAARPGATIWNYLYREPQLYEEVFHGPDRSYLDCCRQMLGLGRAPARILDIGCGTGRDLAMLAADGHQCTGIDLQPTMIDYASATYPGPTFVTADMRTFDLGTTFDLIISFGFPLSNLHSHSDIVGALKRLAAHCAPGARLLLETVNGYAWDTLRRHFTIDTAGVQATGHADYDLDRSSQLLTRRRHWTFADGSEEDDYVRLRQFFPAELRALLTDAGFTVTGVYDNVTSHPSDLTGPELIAVATFAR; from the coding sequence GTGGAGAACAACACAATGATCGGAACCGACCGGCAGCCGCGGCTGGCCACGAAGGCTGCCGCACGTCCGGGCGCCACCATCTGGAACTACCTGTACCGCGAACCGCAGCTCTACGAAGAGGTCTTCCACGGCCCCGACCGCTCCTATCTCGACTGCTGCCGCCAGATGCTGGGCCTCGGACGCGCTCCGGCCCGGATCCTCGACATCGGCTGCGGCACTGGTCGGGACCTCGCGATGCTCGCTGCCGACGGGCACCAGTGCACCGGCATCGACCTCCAGCCCACGATGATCGATTACGCGTCGGCAACGTACCCCGGACCCACATTCGTGACGGCCGACATGCGCACCTTCGACCTCGGCACCACCTTCGACCTGATCATCAGCTTCGGCTTTCCCCTGTCGAACCTGCACTCCCACAGTGACATAGTCGGAGCACTGAAGCGTCTGGCGGCGCACTGCGCCCCAGGCGCTCGCCTCCTGCTGGAGACCGTGAATGGCTACGCCTGGGACACCCTGCGCCGCCACTTCACGATCGACACCGCGGGCGTGCAGGCGACCGGCCACGCCGACTACGACCTCGACCGCAGCTCCCAGCTCCTCACCCGCCGCCGACACTGGACGTTCGCCGACGGTTCCGAGGAGGACGACTACGTGCGACTGCGGCAGTTCTTCCCCGCAGAGCTGAGGGCCCTGCTCACCGACGCAGGCTTCACCGTCACTGGCGTCTACGACAACGTCACATCGCACCCGTCCGATCTCACCGGCCCCGAGTTGATCGCGGTCGCGACCTTCGCCCGGTGA
- a CDS encoding indole-3-glycerol phosphate synthase TrpC, translating into MSDVLAELVAQAVEQTARRRKLRSDAELSVLASAAPEPFDFVSLTHDCRPTELARAYEIGGASSIPTHEVGFGGSPEHLLATRETVDIPILREDVIVDEYQVMEARAFGADALLLIVAALPTDRLAELLTQTRELGMEALVEVHDADEVDTALSVGVQIIGVNHRALRDFTIDRASSGRLRDRIGSRQVNVGESGIRHAEDARRLAEPGVDAVLAGELLMRAKDPATVIKELAP; encoded by the coding sequence AAGCTGCGCAGCGACGCCGAGTTGTCGGTGCTGGCCAGTGCGGCGCCGGAGCCCTTTGATTTCGTCTCGCTTACCCATGACTGCCGGCCCACCGAACTTGCCCGGGCCTACGAGATCGGCGGCGCCTCCTCCATCCCCACCCATGAGGTTGGCTTCGGCGGCAGCCCCGAACACTTACTCGCCACCCGGGAAACGGTCGACATTCCCATCCTCCGCGAGGATGTCATCGTCGACGAGTATCAGGTCATGGAAGCACGTGCTTTCGGCGCCGACGCCCTGCTGCTGATCGTCGCGGCCCTGCCCACCGACCGCCTCGCAGAACTCCTCACCCAGACTCGTGAGCTGGGCATGGAGGCACTGGTCGAGGTGCACGACGCCGACGAGGTGGACACCGCGCTTTCGGTCGGCGTTCAGATCATCGGCGTCAACCACCGCGCCCTGCGCGACTTCACGATCGACCGGGCTTCGTCCGGCCGCCTGCGGGACCGCATCGGCAGTCGGCAGGTGAACGTCGGCGAGAGCGGCATCCGCCATGCCGAGGACGCCCGGCGCCTGGCGGAGCCCGGCGTGGATGCCGTCCTCGCCGGGGAACTGCTCATGCGGGCCAAAGACCCCGCAACGGTGATTAAGGAACTGGCCCCATGA